Genomic DNA from Acuticoccus sp. MNP-M23:
GGAGACGAGCGTCGACTTGCCCGCCCCGTTCTCACCGATGATGCCATGGATGGTGCCGGCCTCCACGGTGAGGTCGACACTGTCGTTGGCGCGCACAGCGCCGAATTCCTTCACAATCCCGCGAAGGCTGACGGCCGGGGGTGATGGCTTCAGCATTGCCCCGACCGCCTGATGCTGTGCCCGTCCACGCTCACGCGCCGATCAGATCGGGCAGGCCTTGTCGTCGTCGTAATTGTGCACGTCGATCTCGCCGGCGACGATTGCGGCCTTGGCCGCGTCCACCTCTTCGCGCATCTCGGCGGTCAGGAGGTTTTCGTTGTCGGCATCGGCCACGTAGTCGACACCCTCTTCCTTGATGCCGAGGATCTGCACGCCGGCGGTGAACTCGTCATTCATCGCGTCCATGAAGGTGTCGTAGGCGGCATTGTCCACGCGCTTCAGCATTGAGGTGAGCACCGAGCCCGGCGCCACCGAATACTGGTCGCTGTCCACGCCAATTGCGAGCTTGCCCTGGTCGGCCGCTGCGCGGATCACGCCAAGGCCGGTGCCGCCGGCCGCGTGGTAGACAACATCGGCGCCGCGGTCGATCTGGCTGCGAGTAAGCTCAGCGCCCTTGGTGGGATCGTTCCAGGCAGACGGGGTGGTGCCGGTCATGTTGGCAAGCACGGTCGCGTCGGCATTGGTGGCCATCACGCCCTGCTTGTAGCCGCACAGGAATTTCTGGATCAGCGGAATGTCCATGCCGCCCACAAAGCCGACGGTGCCGGTTTCGCTGGCGAGGGCGGCGGCAACGCCCACAAGGTAGCTGCCCTCATGCTCCTTGAACGCGTACTGGCGCAGGTTCGGCCGGTCGAGCCACGACACGTCGATGATGGCAAACTCGGTGTCGGGATATTCCTGCGCCACCTTGTCGATGGCGTCCGCCTGGCTGAAGCCGACGCCCAGCACCACGGAGGCACCGCGCTGCGCCATGCGGGTGATGGCCTGCTCGCGCTGCGCCTCGTTGGTGACCTCGAACTCCATCACCTCGACGCCGGTTTCGTCCATGAACCGCTTCACGCCATTCCACACGCCTTCATTGAAGGACTTGTCAAATTTGCCGCCGAGGTCGAACACGACGGCGGGCTTGAAGTCATCCTGCGCGATGGCACCCGTCGCCATAGCCGCCATGCCGACGCCGACCATCAAAGACTTCAACATACCCATCTCCCGGTTGAGGATTTCTCGTTCAGACAGTGACTTTAGATCGTGCGCGAACGGTTTGACCAGCGGGCGGCGCATCACTCCACCCCGAAGCTTCAGAAGGCAAGGAAAAGGCCAACCCTTCAGCTTGCGAGGCCGATTTCGCGCAACCGCTCGGCAAGATAGGCGCCAGCGGTCTTTTCAGGCGAGAGCGCCACGTCCGGCCGCGGGTGGACGAACATGGGCATGGAAAAGCGCGCACCGCCCCCGCTCTCGGGATTGACGACGCGGTGGGTGGTGGACGGGAACGCCCCGCCGGTCGCAAGCTGCAGCATGTCACCGGTGTTGACCGCAATCATGCCGGGGTCGCACGGCACATCGTGCCAGTTGCCGCCGGTATCCTGCGCCTGAAGGCCGGGCGCCGAACCAGCCACAAGCAGGGTGATGAGGTTGATGTCCTCGTGGGCGGCGGCACGCTCGGCGCCCTCCTCCACCACAACATCATCCTGCGCCGGGTAATGCAGGATGCGCAGCATGGACTGCTCGCTCTGTTCCAGCATCTGCGGCAGCGGTTCGGCCAGCGCGTTGCGCACATCATCCGGCGCACAATCCTGGATCCACTGCAGCATGGTCACACCCATCAGCACCAGATCGGCGTAAAGGCCGCGGGTGACGTCCGCCACGTCCTCCGGCAGCTTTGTGGCCGGGTAGACCTGAAAGAACTCCTTGAGGTCCTTGGCCTTCGCGCCCTTGGCGTTTTCGGAGCGGAACGGGAAAAAACCCTCGGGTGATCCGTCCGCGCCGCGAAAGTCCGCCTTGGCCTCCGAATTGAAGAAGCCGCCCCACGCCGCATACGCAGCCTCGATCCGCTCGGGCGAAATCGGGTGGCCCTCCAACACGGCAAAACCGGTCTCGCGCAGCGAGCGGGTGAACTGCTCGGGCGCGTTCGGATCGCGAAAATCGACCCGTTCGATGGAAAACATGGCGGTTGTCTCCTCGGCAATGGATCCGGCCCGCGGGCGGAACATGGCTGACCGTAAAGACCTAGAGCACTATCGCGGTCAGAAAATCAAAGGCGCAATCAATTTCTACGCCGTCAGTTGTATGCTGGATTTCAGCCAAGGGTCGCCGGGCCGTCGATGGCCGCCAGCACCGCGTCGATGTCCACTGTCCATGAGAACGGTTTCTTGGCGTCTGCCACCGGTGTGCCGAACACCGGCGTGTAGGGTGCGCCGACGGCACCCGCCATCCCGCCGTAAACGGCAGTCCCCTTCAGCGGGTTGAACAGCTCCACAACCTTGGTGCCCGGCGTTGCCGCCACCACGCTGGCCAGCGCCGCACCGTGCGGCGCAACAATGCACTCCGCCTCGCGCACGGCTGCAAGCTGCGCCTCCGGCGCAAGCGCCGACATTTCCAGAATCTCGAAGCCGCGCGCCGCCAGCCGGTCCGCCAGCGCCCGCTCGTTGAGAAGCCGCCGCCGTTCGGTGGCAAAGCGCGACATGTAGATCCGCCGCCCCTTCGGCCCGGCAGGCAGATCCGTCGTGACCGCGGGAATGACGGCATCGCGCGCCATCTGGTTCATGTAGAAGAACGGATGCCCCTGCGGGTTGGCGCAGGTGTTGAAGAGATACAGCGTCCTGAAGTGGTAGTGCCTGTTTTCGGCAAGGATCGTCACGTCCGGCGCGCAGTGACGCTGGACATAGGCAGCGTAGGGCGGCATTTCGCCGAACATCACGCAGTCCTTCTGCGCCAGGCCGGCAAGCGCTGTGTAGAAGGTGACGCGGGGCAGCCTGTCGACCATGAAATGGCAGGGGTTGCCCGGCCGGAACCGGTCGTCGCAATAGGCGCCGGTTTCAATGTGGGTGATGCCTTCGGGCGTGAGATCGGGAAAGCCGAGGAAGAGCGCAGTGCTCTCCTGGTCGATCTCGTTGCCGCGGAAAAGGGTGAACATCTGGCCGTTGCCCACCAGCGAGACGTCGTCGTAGCGGCAGAGCGACAGCGGCGCCTGCCGCTTGTAGCCGAACGAGACGCAGTTGATCTCGGTCCCCTCGAACGCTGCGCCCAGCGGATGGCGCAGCAGCGGGTTCTCCCCGTCTTCAATCAGGGTGGTCACGGAGGTGCGCAGGTCCGCCATCTTGAGGCCGTGCAGCTTGCGCAGGCGCCTGGAGTCGGCAGCACAGTCGATGACCTCGGCCACGCTCGGTTGCTCGCGCGGGCCGCGCACAGGCAGGCGCATCCGCTTCCAGAGGTGGTACGGCCGAAAAAGGCGGAGGTCTGCCTTGTGACTCAGAAACAAAGAACGACACCTCTGGCGCACGACCCGCCGGGCCGGCCCGGACCGGGCGAGCGCCCCGCCCGGTTGCAATCAACGAAGGCCGGGCTCAGGCCGCGGCGGTGTCTTCCTTGTCCGGCGCCTTGCCGATGTGGTCGTAGTGGCGCGGGTCGAGAGTGTAGTGCTCTTTCACGAAGTCGGCGATCACTTCGGGGCCCTGCGTCTCGATGTCGAAATCCAGAAGCTGGCCGGGCTTGTCGGCGAAGAAGGCGCGAACCTCCTTGTGGTGGGCGTCCCACATCTCGCGCCACAGCTTCTCGACGGCTTCGTTGCCCTCAAGGCCATAGCTGCGGTTGAAGCGCAGCACGAAGTCAGGATGGCGCATCCGGCTCTTCACCCAGTTGTCGATATTGCGCGTGTTGAGAATGAACAACGCATCCGGGTAGGCCGCATAGAGCGCCTTATACTGGAGATGACCCTCGAAGATCGGCTGGCCGCGCGGGCCCATCATGTCGGAGTAGAACACGAAGTCTTCGTGGCCTTCGAGCGGGCGGTGGCCGGTCACGACATTGTAGCGCAGGGCGTGGCCCACCTCGCCCTTGTCCCAATGCATCGCGGCCAGACCGTTGCGGCGGAACAGCTGGAACATCGAGCGCGTCCCGCATTTGTTGAAGCCGATCTGAAAGACTTTAACGTTGGCCAAGGGATACTCCACGCTTCCTGGAAACTGCGGCGAACCTCTGGTGCCTGCGCCGCGACGGCACCTTCATTTGCCAAGAGGTCACGCTTGTCAAGAATCGGTTGTCGACGGCGGTCGGCGCGCGCATTCGGATAATGAATCGCGTAGCCTTGCCAGATGCGTACGCTCACACCCCGGACTCTGGTCGTCCTCGTCCTCGGCATTCTCGTTGTGGCGGTGCCTGTGGCGTATTTCGCAGGACTGACCCGATTCGAGGCAAAACCGCTGCGAATCTCGTCCGGAACCGACGGTGGCACCTACCGCGCGTTCGCCAACGCGATGGACACCACCTTCACGGCCGAGAACGTCACCGATCTCGTCATCCTCCCGTCAGCCGGCGCCAACGAGAACGCAGCGCGCCTCAACGCCGGCGAGGCCGATTTCGGGCTCATCCAGTCCGATACCGCGGTGCAGCCCGACACGCTGGTGGTGGCCCGCCTGTTTCCGGAAGCCTTCCACCTTGTGGGCCGGGAAGGGTCTGGCATCGAATCGGTGTCGGATCTGCGGGGCAAGCGCGTGGGGCTGATGCCCCAGGGGTCGGGCTCCAACGCGCTCTTTGCCCACCTCCTGCGCCACTACGAAGTGCCGTTCGACGCGCTTACCATCGCCTACGGCACCCTTGCCGAACACGCCGATGCCATCGCCATTGGCGAGATCGACGCATTCTTCATGGTGATTGCCCTTGGCAACGACACCATCGAGGACATCATCGAGCGCACGCCGACCCAGCTCGTCCCCATCGAACAGGCGGAGGCCATTGCCCTGTTCGACCCGGCGCTGTCGGCGGCAATCGTCCCCACCGGCACCTATTCGGGCGACAGGCCGGTCCCCGCCCGCCCGATCCCCGTGGTGACGGTGCAGAGCCTCCTTGCCGCCCGCGGCGCGCTCGACGACGGGACGGTGGAAGCCGTCACCCGCGCCCTGTTCGAGAACCGCCAGCGGATGGTCCGCCAGATCCCGCAGGCGGCCTTCATTGCCGCCCCCAGCGACGATGACCGCCTGGCCTTCGGCATCCACCCCGGCGCGGAACTCTATTACAGTCAGGACGACCCGCTCTTCATCGTGGAATATGCCGAGCCGATGGCGCTGGCTGTCACCGCGCTCGCGCTCCTGATCTCGGGATTGTGGCAGGCGCGGATCTGGCTGGCGGGCGCGCGAAAGAACCGGGCCGACCACTACAATCTTGCCATCGTCGACATTATCGGCCGCGCAGAGCTTGCCTCCACGGACGGCGAGTTCGGCCGCATCCGCCGCGAGCTGTTCGACATTTTCGAGAAGGTCATCGTCGACCTCGACAACGACCGGATTGAAGAGCGCTCGCTGGTGTCGTTCTCCTTTGCCTGGCAGGTGGCAGCGTCCACGCTCAATCACCGCCAGCTGGTGGTGGCAAGCGGAGAGCAGGGCGGACAGGCGCCGGCGGTCGCCGACCCGTTCGGCGACCGGGACACCGCAATCAGACCAAAAAATCGTCCGCGTTAATTTCGCCGCGCGCGGTATCCAGCAGCCGCAGGCTGTCGCCGAAACCAAGGTCGATCACCGTGTCCTCGCCATCGGCGAACGTGCGCGCCAGCACATCGCGCACGTTGTCGATGTAGCTGCGGCCAAGATCGCGCAGGTCGATCCGGTCGCCGGGGCCAAAGTCGAACACCGTGTCGGCATCGTCGCCAGCGCGGAAGACGATCCGGTCGGCCCCCGCGCCGAGGCGCAGGACATCGTTGCCGTTGCCGCCGTCCAGAACGTCGTTGCCGTTGCCGCCATTGAGGGAATCGAAGCCGTTCTGGCCGTAGAGGCTGTCGTTGCCATCGCCGCCCACCAGCCAGTCTGACCCGTCCACCACGCTGGTGGCCGCCCGCGGCAGCGGATCCGCGCCGCTCCCGTTGCTGCTGGAAGGGCCTGACCCGGTGCTGGCAATGGGTGACACCGGCTGCACCGAGGCCGGGGCCAAGGTGTCGCCGTCACCGAAGATAACGTCCGCGCCGGCGCCGCCCATCACAAGGTCGCTTTCCGCGCCGCCGGCAAGAAAATCGTTGCCCGCGTCCCCCGTCAGCGTGTCGTTGCCACCGCCGCCAAGCACCGTGTCGTTGCCATCGCCGCCGCGCACCAGATCCGCATAGGCGCCGAACTTGATGGCGTCGAAGTCGCCATAAAGGCTGTCGTTGCCGGTGCCGCCGGTGATTGTATCAAGCCCCTCCCGGCCGAGGATCAGATCGCCCCCGCCGTCGCCCATGATATGATCGCCGCGCACGCTGCCAAACAGCCTGTCTCCGCCGCCATTGCCATGGATGGTGGCCGCAACCTTTGCGCTGGGCGCAAGATTGACGGTGTCCGCCAGCGCTGAGCCGAAGAAATTCACAGTCTCTACCGCGCTCGAGGCGACCGACTGGCTGAATGCGCGCGGAATGTCGGTGGTCACGGTCAGGAAGGGCGAGGCGGCGGTGTCCTGCAGCGAGGGGCGCTCGCCGATCAGGCGTCCCCGCACCGCGCTGTCGCCGAAGATGTTGATCACGGCCGCTTCATCGCCGGCAATCACATCGAGTGCGCCGTCCGTGCCGAGCCCCACCCCTTCCACGGCAATGCGCTTCCGGTTGAGAGACTGGCCGCCATCATCGTCGTGAACGGCAACCGTGACGGTGTAGAACCCGCCCGCAGCGTAGCGGTGGCCGGCGGCAAATTGCCCGCTGCCGCCATTGTCCACCACCTGGGTGGAGCGCCCCGGCATGGTATCGGACCAGACGGTCTGCCCGTCACCCCAGTCGATCTCGACGGTGTGGGCATCGCGCACCCCAAAGTCGCGAAACTGGCCATTGATGGCAACCAGCGCTGCGGCCGCCACCGTATCGCCCGGCGCAATATTGCTGCCGAGCGGCGCGATGAGGGTGGGCGCCGTGTTGACGATGCGCACATTGGTGGTTTCGGCGTCCGTGTCCCCTTCCCTGTCGCGAACGCTCGCCGTGATGGCAAACAGATCACCGGGCTGCCTGAGGGGATCGTCCAGATAGCGGTGGGTGAGCGTGAACTGCCGCGGCCCCTCCGGGCCGACGTCGATGTTGACGGTCTGCACGCTGTTGGCCTCGCCGTCGCCCCAGTTGACGGCAAGGACGATCGGGCCGGTGTTGTCGGGGTCTGCGATGGTGCCGCGCAGGATGGCGACACCGCCTTCGTACCGTGCGCCCACAGCGTCCAGCGTCAGCGTCGGTGCGGTGTTGCTGGTCTCGACGGTGCGCGTTGCCCGCATCTGCCCGCCATCGTCGTCCACCACGGTCGCCACCACGTTGTAGCGGTCCGCACCTGTGGCGTCGTCGTACGCATGGCGGCGTTCGAAGGTCTGCCGGCCGGTGGCGCTCGGCCCCAGCGTCACCGTCTCGAACCGGGTGGCGCTGCCCACCTCCCCCCAGTCGATCCGCACGGTGAACGTGTCGTTACGGCCAGGATCGATCACCGTGCCCGTGAGGGTGGCGATACCGTCGGGGCCGATATCCTCCACGGGCGCAAGCCGCAATGTCGGCGCAATGTTGGCAACGGCGACCGACGTGGTGGCCGTGGAGCCTGCCCCGTGGCTCCCTTCGGCGCTCACCGTGATGGCATAGCGGTCGGCGCCGGAAGCCTTGTCGTCCAGATAGCGGTGCGACAGCGAAAAGGTGTCGGTCTCCTGCTCGGCCGGATCGAACAGCAGCGTCTCGCTGACGCCGTCGCCCCAAACCACGGTCACGGCGAACGGGCCGGGGTCGGTCACCGTGGTGATCGTCCCGCTCAGGGTGACGACGCCGTTTTCCTGCACGGCCGACGGTTTGGACAGGGCGATCTGCGGCGGGTCAGCCTCCACCGAGGCCGTGCGCGTGTAGGACCGCACTGCGCCGTCGTCATCGCGCACGGTGATGAGGATCGGGACATTCCCGGTTGGCGTGGTGGTCTCGAACCGGTGTTCGAGTTCGAAACGCTGCCGCCCCGCTGCCGACGCGTCGAGGGCAAGCGAACTGCTCGTCTCGTCGCCCCAGCTAACGCCGATCGTAAAGCTGTCACCCAAGCCGGGGTCGACCAATTCGCCGGACAAGGTGAGCACGCCGCCGACCACCACCGGGGCAAGGTCATCCAGCCGCAGCACAGGCGCGACGTTGCGCACCGCAGCCGTCTCGCCGTCGCTCACGCGCACGCCGGGGCTGATGATCTGCGCGGTCACCGGGTACCGGTCGAGCGCGGTTTGTGTGGGATCGTCCGCAGCAAAGACGTGGGTGGCGCTGAAAACGCCCTTGTCCCTGGCAAAAACGGGAATGCGCTCGACCGTGCCGTCGCCCCAGTCCACCTCCACCACAAAACGCTCGACGCCGTTCAACCCGGTCACCGTGCCGGACAACAGCGCCGCCTCCCCCTCCCGCGTGGTCTCCAGCGGGGCGAGCACAATGGTCGGCGTCTCGACCTGGACGAGGACTGACGTGGTGGCCTCCGCCGTTCCGCCATCGTCATCGCGCACGGTCACCGAAACGGGATAGGACTTGCTTTCCTTGCCGCCGGCGTAACGGTGGGTGAACGAAAATTCCTGCGCGCCGACGGCACTGGCCGGAATCTCGTAGGGTGTGGTCGTTCCGTCGCCCCAGTCGACCTCGACGGTGAAGCTGTCGAGAAGCCCCGGATCGGTGATCGTGCCGGACAGGACGGCAGTGCCGCCGGAAGCGACGGTCGTCACCGGGTCCAGCACCACGGATGGCGCGACATTCTCGATGGGGAGCGCAATGCTTTGGCGCGTCAGCCCGCCGCGCGCATCGGCAACCTCCACCAGCACCGACCCGTCCAGATCGTCAAACGCGGTAAAACGGGCAATGCCTGTGGTGTTTTCGGCGTCGAACACGCCGTCGCCATCAATGTCGAAACGGTAGGTGAGACCGCCAGTCGTCTCATCGGGGTCTGTCGCATCGACACGGACGGCGTAGCGGCTGCCTTCCTCGATCGTTTCGGGCAACAAAATGCGCTCGATCACCGGCGACACGTTGGGCCCCTGCCCCACGTCAACCAGCTCGCCGTCGATCCCCTGGGTGAAGTCGAAGAAATTGTCCCCGGGGTCGGTGTCGGACAGGGCAAACGTCACCGCACCTTCGAAGAGGCTCTCGAACAGGGCAGACAGCGCGCTCGGCTCGGTCAGATGGAAAAAGCCTGTGGCCAGCTGTCCGTTCGGAAAGCCGGTTCCTTCCGCGCCCAGGACGTTGCCCGCACCGTCGGTCACGACCGTTCGCACATCGCTGAAGTTGCCGAACGCGATGTTGTTGATCAGCAGCGTGTTGTCATTGTCATCGAAATTGCCGGGGGCGGTGTCGCCATCATCGATGGTGAAGCGCACCGATGCTTCCGCGATGCCGCCGCCGAGCGCGTTGATGGCCGCCGCAGTGAACCCGGACTGGATGCCGATCAGGCCGGGGTTTGCGCCGAAATAGCCGACATACAGATCGCTCGCCGCAATCTGGCTGATGACGCGCACGCCGCTTGTGCCGATAAGGTCGAGCACAATGCCGCCCACCGGCGTGATGCCGTCCGGCAACAAGCTTCCACCAGAGACAGGAGAGTTGGTCGTAAACGGCATCACCACCTGCACCTTGCAACCATCATCCGGACCCGACAGCAATCGCTGCGATCTACGCGCTTAGGCTCCGCTTTAAATGCCGGAATACGTCAATATTTTGCGAGAAAAAAGCACCAACCTGAATATTTTCCGGCATGAGGCCTTCAATATGTCGGCAGCCGGGCGGCAAATGTGCCCGATTGGCCCTCCGATGTCGCCCGTTCCTTTCTTGAAAGTGCAATAATATTTGCAATTCAAAGGCGTATCTGGTTCGAATTTTCGCGACTTGGCGTCCGGCCGCAATTGGAATTCCAGTGCGCGCCTGCGTCCATCAAAAGCGGCCGGCCGAATTCAGGAACACTGAGAATGGATAAAAGAGCAGGATTGCTGCCTATGTGTCGTATGTGGCCTCTGGCCTTTCTGCGGTGCGCTGCAATCTGGGTCGCGCTCGCGCTTGGTTGCACGGGGAGCCTTGCGGCCGGTGGCAGCGACACCGCAGCGGCCGCGGCTCCGACGACGCCGCAGGCGACCGCCGCCGAACTTGCCCCCCTGTCCTCGCAGGAGCGGGCCGCGCTCATCGGCCGGATGACGGACGCCCAGTCGCGCGACCTCCTCCTTTATTATCTCTCCCAGAATGCGCCGGCAGCGGCGGCCAGTGCCCAAGGCCATGCCGCAGCCCTCTCGATGAAGGTGCTGCAGGAGACCGGCACGGCCCTGCGCGTCAATCTGGAGGCCGTCCTTTCAAAATTCGGTCAGCTGATCGGCGACTATGTCGGCAAGATGGAGGAAAAGCTCCGGGTGTCGGTCGGCGCCGGCGGCATTTTGTATATTGTCGGCACGCTGCTGGGTCTCACCCTTGTCGGCGGCCTTCTGGAACTTGGCTACCGCTACGCCACGCGCACCATGGTCGCACGCTACGAAAGCGCGCCGATCGAGACAGTGCGGCAAAAGATGACGCGGGCCCTCGGACAGCTCGTCCACGGCCTTGGCGCCATTGCCGTCTTCGCGGCCGGCTTCATCGGGACGTTCCTCGCCGTGTGGCAAGGCGACGTACCGCGGCGGGACTTTCTGATTGTGGTGCTGCTCGCCATTGTGGTCACCCGCGTCACCGTCGCGCTGATCCGCTTCGTCTTCCTGCCCAACCACACCGGCTGGCGGATCATGCCGGCTGACGACGAAGCAGCGGCCCACTTCGTGCGCGGGACGCGCCGTCAGGTCACCCTCGGCATCGTCCTGTTGCTGATCGGCACGCTGGGGCGGATGTGGGAGGTGGAAAACGATGTGTGGCGCCTCGGCTCGCTCCTTGGCGCAATCGTGTTCGCCCTGTCGTACGGGCTGTTCCTGTGGCGCTACCGCCGCCATGCGCTGCGCACGGTCGAGGCTGCGGTGGAGGGCATCAACGCGCCGCGCTGGGCCAGCGGGGCTGCCGGATGGACCTGGTACGCCCTCGCCGTCACCTATGTCATTGTCGCCACGCTCCTCGGGATCTACGCGCTGCTTCTCGGCAATACGTACGACCCGCTGCGCGCCGCGGCCGGCTTCCTCGTCCTCTTCGTGCTCAACCCATATGCCACCGCCGTGTGCAAGGCGCTGTTCCTGTCGGACAACATCATCGCCGCCCCGGCCCGCCCGTCGCAGATTTTCGTCACCGACCCGGATGACGGCGAACGGGTGGCCATGAACCTGTCGTCCGCCCCGGCAGAAGACGGCGACGCAACCACCAGGGCGCCCGACCCGGAAGTCTCCATGGCCCTGCGCGACAAGCGCGTCCTCAGCCGGGTGATTTCCACCGTCGTCCTCATCGCGTCACTTGCCCTGTTCGCAACGGTGATCGGCGTGGACGTGTTCTCCTCCACCAACGAATATCCCATTGCGCAGTTCGTCCTCGGCATCCTCATCGACATCGGCGTCGTCGGCCTTCTCGGCTATGTCATCTGGGCGTTGATCGCGTCGTGGATCGACAAGAAACTGGCCGAAGAACGGGCCAAGGCCCCGGTTGAGGAAGAAGAGAGCGAAGGCCCGTCGGCCAATGCCGGCACACGGCTGCAGACCATCCTGCCGCTGCTGCGGCGGACAATTCAGATCGTGATTGCCGTGATGGCGGTGCTGGTGGGGCTGGCGGCCATGGGCGTCAACATCGCACCGCTGATTGCCGGTGCCGGCGTCTTCGGCCTTGCCGTCGGCTTCGGCGCGCAGACGCTGGTGAAGGACATCATCTCGGGCCTCTTCTTCCTGATGGACGATGCCTTCCGCATTGGCGAATACATCGAGACCGGCGGGACGGCGGGCACGGTGGAGCGGTTCAATGCGCGCTCGCTGGTGCTGCGCGGCTATCTGGGCGCGGTCTACACCGTGCCCTATGGCAGCCTTGGCATGGTCACCAACTTCAGCCGCGACTGGGTGATGATGAAGCTGCGTTTTCGCGTCCCCTACGACACCGACATCGACAAGGTGCGCAAGCTGTTCAAGAAGATCGGCCAGGAAATGCAGGCGGACCCGGAGCTGGGACCGGCCTTCCTGCAACCCTTCAAGTCACAGGGTGTGGTGAAGATGGACGACTCGGCGTTCATTGTCAGCGGCAAGTTCATGACCAAGCCCAACCAGCAGTGGGCCATCCGCAAGGCGGTCTACACCAAGGTGCAGAAGGCGTTCGCCGACAACGGCATCAAGTTTGCGCCCAAGCGCGTCATCGTCGATGTCCCGCATGCCGACAACATGGACGATCACCACGACGCGCGACAGGAGCAGCTGGCCCGCGCCGGCGCCGCCGTCAGCGCCTCCGAAGGCAAGTCCTGACCCCGGCTGGCGGCCCGTTTGCCCGCAAGCGCGCCGCCAGTCAGACCTGAAACAGCCTGCCCCAGCCGTGGATGGCCGACGGGTCGCGCCCCGCCTTACGCAGTGCGCCCCACACGGCCGTTGCCACCGTGTCGTGCACGGGAATGCCGGTTTCCGCCTCGATATCGGCCGCAATCCGGCCACCGCGCATGTTGGTGCACAGGACGATGATGCAGTCTGGCTGCGCGCGGGCCACCCCGAAACACATCTCCCGCACGCGCGCCTCGCTCACTTCACCGAACGCAAAATTTTCGGTGATCGAGAGGTGTTCCTCGGCGGCGCAGGTGAGCCCGGCGCCCGCGAACGTCTCCACAATCTTGTCCTGCACATCGGCAACGTACGGGGTCACGAGCCCGTAGGTGCTTGCGCCCGACCGCTTCACGATGTCGAGGAGCGCCAGAACGGAAGACGACGCCGGCACCCCGGTGCGCGTTTCGATGGCGGCGCAAAGCGTCTCGTCCTTGTCGAAGCCCAGCCACCCGGCGGACGTCCCGTTCCAGGCAATGGCGTCCACCTTCGCATCGGCCAGAAGCTCGGCGGCGGCCAGCATCGGCTCAAGCTGAAACTGCCCGAGCGCCTCGGTGCGCAGTGAAATCTCGACCACGCGAAACCGGGCAAAATGGGCGCTGACCCCGTCAAGCCCCGCAATCATCGCCTGGGTCATCGGTTCCAGCACGGTGTTGGACGAAGGCGTCAGCATCCCGAGGCGGGTGGTGGCAGGCATGTCGGTTCAACCTTTTTGGCGCGAGAGGCTGGCAGGGGTGCAAGAACAAAGCCCGCCGGCGCCGTCGCAGCAAGCCCGGCACCGCCGCGCCAACGCCATTGCCCATATGCAACGACTGCTGCCAGAGCGTCCAATCGGAGGGCAATTCCCCGCCAAACTTTCGGCTTGTTGCAGCATTCGCGAGC
This window encodes:
- a CDS encoding PKD domain-containing protein; this translates as MPDGITPVGGIVLDLIGTSGVRVISQIAASDLYVGYFGANPGLIGIQSGFTAAAINALGGGIAEASVRFTIDDGDTAPGNFDDNDNTLLINNIAFGNFSDVRTVVTDGAGNVLGAEGTGFPNGQLATGFFHLTEPSALSALFESLFEGAVTFALSDTDPGDNFFDFTQGIDGELVDVGQGPNVSPVIERILLPETIEEGSRYAVRVDATDPDETTGGLTYRFDIDGDGVFDAENTTGIARFTAFDDLDGSVLVEVADARGGLTRQSIALPIENVAPSVVLDPVTTVASGGTAVLSGTITDPGLLDSFTVEVDWGDGTTTPYEIPASAVGAQEFSFTHRYAGGKESKSYPVSVTVRDDDGGTAEATTSVLVQVETPTIVLAPLETTREGEAALLSGTVTGLNGVERFVVEVDWGDGTVERIPVFARDKGVFSATHVFAADDPTQTALDRYPVTAQIISPGVRVSDGETAAVRNVAPVLRLDDLAPVVVGGVLTLSGELVDPGLGDSFTIGVSWGDETSSSLALDASAAGRQRFELEHRFETTTPTGNVPILITVRDDDGAVRSYTRTASVEADPPQIALSKPSAVQENGVVTLSGTITTVTDPGPFAVTVVWGDGVSETLLFDPAEQETDTFSLSHRYLDDKASGADRYAITVSAEGSHGAGSTATTSVAVANIAPTLRLAPVEDIGPDGIATLTGTVIDPGRNDTFTVRIDWGEVGSATRFETVTLGPSATGRQTFERRHAYDDATGADRYNVVATVVDDDGGQMRATRTVETSNTAPTLTLDAVGARYEGGVAILRGTIADPDNTGPIVLAVNWGDGEANSVQTVNIDVGPEGPRQFTLTHRYLDDPLRQPGDLFAITASVRDREGDTDAETTNVRIVNTAPTLIAPLGSNIAPGDTVAAAALVAINGQFRDFGVRDAHTVEIDWGDGQTVWSDTMPGRSTQVVDNGGSGQFAAGHRYAAGGFYTVTVAVHDDDGGQSLNRKRIAVEGVGLGTDGALDVIAGDEAAVINIFGDSAVRGRLIGERPSLQDTAASPFLTVTTDIPRAFSQSVASSAVETVNFFGSALADTVNLAPSAKVAATIHGNGGGDRLFGSVRGDHIMGDGGGDLILGREGLDTITGGTGNDSLYGDFDAIKFGAYADLVRGGDGNDTVLGGGGNDTLTGDAGNDFLAGGAESDLVMGGAGADVIFGDGDTLAPASVQPVSPIASTGSGPSSSNGSGADPLPRAATSVVDGSDWLVGGDGNDSLYGQNGFDSLNGGNGNDVLDGGNGNDVLRLGAGADRIVFRAGDDADTVFDFGPGDRIDLRDLGRSYIDNVRDVLARTFADGEDTVIDLGFGDSLRLLDTARGEINADDFLV
- a CDS encoding aspartate/glutamate racemase family protein, translated to MPATTRLGMLTPSSNTVLEPMTQAMIAGLDGVSAHFARFRVVEISLRTEALGQFQLEPMLAAAELLADAKVDAIAWNGTSAGWLGFDKDETLCAAIETRTGVPASSSVLALLDIVKRSGASTYGLVTPYVADVQDKIVETFAGAGLTCAAEEHLSITENFAFGEVSEARVREMCFGVARAQPDCIIVLCTNMRGGRIAADIEAETGIPVHDTVATAVWGALRKAGRDPSAIHGWGRLFQV
- a CDS encoding mechanosensitive ion channel family protein is translated as MWPLAFLRCAAIWVALALGCTGSLAAGGSDTAAAAAPTTPQATAAELAPLSSQERAALIGRMTDAQSRDLLLYYLSQNAPAAAASAQGHAAALSMKVLQETGTALRVNLEAVLSKFGQLIGDYVGKMEEKLRVSVGAGGILYIVGTLLGLTLVGGLLELGYRYATRTMVARYESAPIETVRQKMTRALGQLVHGLGAIAVFAAGFIGTFLAVWQGDVPRRDFLIVVLLAIVVTRVTVALIRFVFLPNHTGWRIMPADDEAAAHFVRGTRRQVTLGIVLLLIGTLGRMWEVENDVWRLGSLLGAIVFALSYGLFLWRYRRHALRTVEAAVEGINAPRWASGAAGWTWYALAVTYVIVATLLGIYALLLGNTYDPLRAAAGFLVLFVLNPYATAVCKALFLSDNIIAAPARPSQIFVTDPDDGERVAMNLSSAPAEDGDATTRAPDPEVSMALRDKRVLSRVISTVVLIASLALFATVIGVDVFSSTNEYPIAQFVLGILIDIGVVGLLGYVIWALIASWIDKKLAEERAKAPVEEEESEGPSANAGTRLQTILPLLRRTIQIVIAVMAVLVGLAAMGVNIAPLIAGAGVFGLAVGFGAQTLVKDIISGLFFLMDDAFRIGEYIETGGTAGTVERFNARSLVLRGYLGAVYTVPYGSLGMVTNFSRDWVMMKLRFRVPYDTDIDKVRKLFKKIGQEMQADPELGPAFLQPFKSQGVVKMDDSAFIVSGKFMTKPNQQWAIRKAVYTKVQKAFADNGIKFAPKRVIVDVPHADNMDDHHDARQEQLARAGAAVSASEGKS